In Shinella sp. XGS7, a single genomic region encodes these proteins:
- the dinB gene encoding DNA polymerase IV translates to MAAVPPSSPAAGALPGRLIAHLDMDAFYASVELLRYPELKGLPVVIGGRRDHAPRLRPDGTREFARLRDYTGRGVATTSTYAARDLGVFSAMGLMKAALRAPDAILLPTDFERYRHYSRLFKAAVAEIAPVIEDRGIDEIYIDLSEVPGAREAVGHDPLGGVRAIAREIKNSVFSATGLTCSIGVTPNKLLSKIASELDKPDGLTLLTLDDIPGRIWPLAVRKINGIGPKAAAKLNALGIETVGQIAAAEPLWLIQNFGKSYGAWLHEASHGRDHRPVVTHSEPVSISRETTFERDLHAVHDKAELGAIFTELCEQLARDLARKGYQGRTVGLKLRFEGFVTVTRDLTLDLPIADAAAIRRAAGSCLKRVDLSKRLRLLGVRIGNLSRPGETLQLKPQRRAPARAASRPDEKTAPRMQSLDLF, encoded by the coding sequence ATGGCCGCAGTTCCCCCGTCCTCCCCTGCCGCAGGCGCCCTCCCGGGCCGCCTGATCGCGCACCTGGACATGGATGCCTTCTACGCTTCGGTGGAGCTGCTGCGCTACCCCGAGCTCAAGGGCCTGCCCGTGGTGATCGGCGGACGGCGCGACCATGCGCCGCGCCTCAGGCCCGACGGCACGCGCGAATTCGCGCGCCTGCGTGACTACACGGGCCGCGGCGTGGCCACCACCTCCACCTATGCCGCGCGCGATCTGGGCGTGTTCTCGGCCATGGGCCTGATGAAGGCCGCGCTGCGCGCGCCCGACGCCATCCTGCTGCCCACCGACTTCGAGCGCTACCGCCACTACTCGCGCCTGTTCAAGGCCGCCGTGGCCGAGATCGCGCCGGTGATCGAGGACCGCGGCATCGACGAGATCTATATCGACCTCAGCGAGGTGCCCGGCGCCCGCGAGGCCGTGGGCCACGACCCGCTGGGCGGCGTGCGCGCCATCGCCCGCGAGATCAAGAACTCGGTTTTCAGCGCCACCGGCCTCACCTGCTCCATCGGCGTCACGCCCAACAAGCTGCTCTCCAAGATCGCCTCCGAGCTGGACAAGCCCGATGGCCTGACCCTGCTCACGCTGGACGACATCCCCGGTCGCATCTGGCCCCTGGCGGTGCGCAAGATCAATGGCATCGGCCCCAAGGCCGCGGCCAAGCTCAATGCCCTGGGCATCGAGACCGTGGGCCAGATCGCCGCGGCCGAGCCCCTGTGGCTGATCCAGAACTTCGGCAAGAGCTATGGCGCCTGGCTGCACGAGGCCTCGCACGGGCGCGACCACCGCCCCGTGGTCACGCACAGCGAGCCCGTGTCCATCAGCCGCGAAACCACCTTCGAGCGCGATCTGCATGCGGTGCACGACAAGGCCGAGCTGGGCGCCATCTTCACCGAGCTCTGCGAGCAGCTGGCCCGCGACCTGGCGCGCAAGGGCTACCAGGGCCGCACCGTGGGCCTCAAGCTGCGCTTCGAGGGCTTTGTCACCGTCACCCGCGACCTCACGCTGGACCTGCCCATCGCCGACGCCGCCGCCATCCGCCGCGCTGCCGGCAGCTGCCTCAAGCGCGTGGACCTGAGCAAACGGCTGCGTCTGCTGGGCGTGCGCATCGGCAATCTCAGCCGCCCCGGCGAGACCCTGCAACTCAAGCCACAGCGCCGTGCCCCGGCCCGTGCGGCCAGCAGGCCTGACGAGAAGACGGCGCCACGCATGCAGAGCCTGGATCTGTTCTGA
- a CDS encoding LysR substrate-binding domain-containing protein: MPADDPTPLRLPSLDALLAFAATARHASVERAAEALNLSPSAVSKRLAGLEELLGCSLLMRSSKPLALSAAGKEYLAQIEGVLEALAAMPQHRRAAQARPRLRVSSPPTFARQVLVPALPGFAAAHPEIELELVLSIPYLDERGPEAEIEIRNQALEHEGQVLLQDRVTPMAAPALLAGRPPLQSPADLAGLPLLRTPLQAWAPWLRAQGLDWPEPDQGPRFVDLGLVLEAATCGQGVALARPSLALPLLQRGALRLLFPGRSVAAAQPYGLLQHEDGPAAQAFADWLRAHCRRLEEEVSAWG; encoded by the coding sequence ATGCCCGCCGATGACCCCACACCGCTGCGCCTGCCCTCCCTGGACGCCCTGCTGGCCTTTGCCGCCACGGCCCGCCACGCCAGCGTGGAGCGCGCGGCCGAGGCCCTGAACCTCAGCCCCAGCGCGGTGAGCAAGCGCCTGGCCGGGCTGGAGGAGCTGCTGGGCTGCAGCCTGCTGATGCGCTCCAGCAAGCCCCTGGCCCTGAGCGCCGCGGGCAAGGAGTATCTGGCCCAGATCGAGGGCGTGCTGGAGGCCCTGGCCGCCATGCCCCAGCACCGGCGCGCGGCCCAGGCGCGGCCGCGCCTGCGCGTGAGCAGCCCGCCCACCTTCGCGCGCCAGGTGCTGGTGCCCGCCCTGCCCGGCTTTGCCGCCGCCCACCCCGAGATCGAGCTGGAACTGGTGCTGAGCATTCCCTATCTGGACGAGCGCGGCCCCGAGGCCGAGATCGAGATCCGCAACCAGGCCCTGGAGCATGAGGGCCAGGTCTTGCTGCAGGACCGGGTCACGCCCATGGCCGCGCCGGCCCTGCTGGCGGGCCGCCCTCCCTTGCAGTCGCCGGCCGATCTGGCCGGCCTGCCCCTGCTGCGCACGCCGCTGCAGGCCTGGGCGCCCTGGCTGCGCGCCCAGGGGCTGGACTGGCCCGAGCCCGATCAGGGCCCGCGTTTCGTGGACCTGGGCCTGGTGCTGGAGGCCGCAACCTGCGGCCAGGGCGTGGCCCTGGCGCGGCCCAGCCTGGCCCTGCCCCTGCTGCAGCGCGGCGCCTTGCGGCTGCTCTTCCCCGGCCGCAGCGTGGCCGCGGCCCAGCCCTATGGCCTGCTGCAGCACGAGGACGGCCCGGCCGCCCAGGCCTTTGCCGACTGGCTGCGCGCCCACTGCCGGCGCCTGGAGGAAGAAGTTTCAGCCTGGGGCTGA
- a CDS encoding GntR family transcriptional regulator — translation MERSRKRQQLKQQLLELIEAQGEGGRLPPERELSERFAVARETLRRSLRELEDEGLLERKQGAGTFISGQPVLKQPQLLSFSEEMLERGLQPSSRLISGRRIAAGAKLAQRLKIVPGSPLLELRRLRLANEAPMALETVYLSQALLPGLEPQDLVRGSLYEVLECQYGLKIRSAQQQIQATVLSEDEAGLLDVPPFSPSLLIERLSLAQGGEIVEYAKSLYRADRYRFEIQVQRAKPVLPAPAEAPDPL, via the coding sequence ATGGAGCGAAGCCGAAAACGCCAGCAGCTCAAGCAGCAGCTGCTGGAACTGATAGAAGCCCAGGGAGAGGGCGGCCGCCTGCCGCCGGAGCGCGAGCTCAGCGAGCGCTTTGCCGTGGCCCGCGAAACCCTGCGCCGCAGCCTGCGCGAGCTGGAGGACGAGGGTCTGCTGGAGCGCAAGCAGGGCGCCGGCACCTTCATCTCGGGCCAGCCCGTGCTCAAGCAGCCGCAGCTGCTGTCCTTCTCCGAGGAGATGCTGGAGCGTGGCCTGCAGCCCTCCAGCCGCCTCATTTCCGGCCGCCGCATCGCCGCCGGCGCCAAGCTGGCCCAGCGCCTCAAGATCGTGCCCGGCTCGCCCCTGCTGGAGCTGCGCCGCCTGCGCCTGGCCAATGAGGCGCCCATGGCCCTGGAGACCGTCTACCTGAGCCAGGCCCTGCTGCCGGGCCTGGAGCCGCAGGACCTGGTGCGAGGCTCGCTCTACGAGGTGCTGGAGTGCCAGTACGGGCTCAAGATCCGCTCGGCCCAGCAGCAGATCCAGGCCACCGTGCTCAGCGAGGACGAGGCCGGCCTGCTGGATGTGCCGCCCTTCTCGCCCTCGTTGCTGATCGAGCGGCTGTCGCTCGCGCAGGGCGGCGAGATCGTCGAGTACGCCAAGAGCCTCTACCGCGCCGACCGCTACCGCTTCGAGATCCAGGTGCAGCGGGCCAAGCCGGTGCTGCCCGCGCCCGCCGAGGCGCCGGACCCGCTCTGA
- a CDS encoding sensor histidine kinase codes for MAGRAPKHAPAQAAQDGADSRQHSRPSGAAPPPSPHSLFDAERVFDVCHVGLVLRAVLGVQIMLGLGLALAARDLAQWAGWVSSGTVVSLSGVLLWLLLVCGLRHQLARWREPWQWGVVLGLGAACASLGWQLLNLASGEVSSGFRLASVALSGLASAAVLLYWLKLRERVQRPADAQARLVELQSRIRPHFLFNTLNTAMALVRIDPQRAEGVLEDLSELFRVALAEADTVVSLDAEVELARRYLDIEQIRHGERLRVRWQLDPAAAGARVPPLLLQPLVENAVRHGVEPNEEGGDVEILTRVRGAEVEIRVRNTVGAPARAAGHGLALRNVRERLRLMHDVAARFELNAEPGRFTVRILLPR; via the coding sequence ATGGCGGGACGAGCACCCAAGCACGCGCCGGCACAAGCCGCACAGGACGGGGCGGACAGCCGCCAGCACAGCCGCCCGAGCGGAGCGGCTCCGCCGCCATCGCCGCATTCCCTCTTCGATGCCGAGCGGGTCTTCGACGTCTGCCATGTGGGCCTGGTGCTGCGTGCGGTGCTGGGCGTGCAGATCATGCTGGGCCTGGGCCTGGCCCTGGCGGCGCGCGATCTGGCGCAATGGGCTGGCTGGGTGAGCAGCGGCACGGTGGTGAGCCTCTCGGGCGTGCTGCTGTGGCTGCTCCTGGTATGCGGCCTGCGTCACCAGCTCGCGCGCTGGCGCGAGCCCTGGCAGTGGGGCGTGGTGCTGGGCCTGGGCGCGGCCTGCGCCTCCCTGGGCTGGCAGCTGCTGAACCTGGCCAGCGGGGAGGTCAGCAGCGGTTTTCGCCTGGCCAGCGTGGCCCTGAGCGGCCTGGCCAGCGCGGCGGTGCTGCTGTACTGGCTCAAGCTGCGCGAGCGGGTGCAGCGCCCGGCCGATGCCCAGGCGCGCCTGGTGGAACTGCAGTCGCGCATCCGCCCGCACTTTCTCTTCAACACGCTCAACACGGCCATGGCCCTGGTGCGCATCGACCCGCAGCGCGCCGAAGGCGTGCTGGAAGACCTGAGCGAGCTCTTCCGGGTGGCCCTGGCCGAGGCCGATACCGTGGTGAGCCTGGACGCCGAGGTGGAGCTGGCCCGGCGCTACCTGGACATCGAGCAGATCCGCCACGGCGAGCGCCTGCGCGTGCGCTGGCAGCTGGACCCGGCGGCGGCCGGCGCGCGCGTGCCGCCCCTGCTGCTGCAGCCCCTGGTGGAGAACGCGGTGCGGCACGGCGTGGAGCCCAATGAGGAGGGCGGCGATGTGGAGATCCTCACCCGCGTCCGCGGCGCCGAGGTGGAGATCCGGGTGCGCAACACCGTGGGCGCCCCCGCCCGCGCCGCCGGCCACGGCCTGGCCCTGCGCAATGTGCGCGAGCGCCTGCGCCTGATGCATGATGTGGCCGCCCGTTTCGAGCTCAATGCAGAGCCGGGCCGCTTCACCGTGCGCATCCTGCTGCCCCGCTGA
- the argH gene encoding argininosuccinate lyase — protein MSSVSDNQLANKAQAWSALFSEPMSELVKRYTASVFFDKRLWKADIQGSLAHAEMLNAQGILSAEDHAAIQRGMAQISGEIEAGQFEWKLDLEDVHLNIEARLTELVGIAGKRLHTGRSRNDQVATDVRLWLRDEIDELSLLLRALQSALVDVAEKNAEVILPGFTHLQVAQPVAFGHHLLAYVEMFARDAERLADARRRVNRLPLGAAALAGTSYPLDRERVARTLKMEGVCQNSLDAVSDRDFAIEFTAAASLVMVHISRLSEELILWMSQSFGFIDIADRFCTGSSIMPQKKNPDVPELARGKTGRVVGHLMGLITLMKGQPLAYNKDNQEDKEPLFDTVDTLKDTLRIFAEMAGGITVKPEAMERAALKGYATATDLADYLVKKGLAFRDAHEIVAHAVKTAIQAGVDLSELPLAELQKFDARIGQDVFEVLSLRGSLNARNILGGTAPAQVRAQVARHRARLAQA, from the coding sequence ATGTCCTCCGTCTCCGACAACCAACTCGCCAACAAAGCCCAAGCCTGGTCCGCGCTCTTCTCCGAGCCCATGAGCGAGCTGGTCAAGCGCTACACCGCCAGCGTGTTCTTCGACAAGCGTCTGTGGAAGGCCGACATCCAGGGCAGCCTGGCTCACGCCGAGATGCTGAACGCCCAGGGCATCCTGAGCGCCGAGGACCACGCCGCCATCCAGCGCGGCATGGCCCAGATCAGCGGCGAGATCGAGGCCGGCCAGTTCGAGTGGAAGCTGGACCTGGAAGACGTGCACCTGAATATCGAGGCCCGCCTCACCGAGCTGGTGGGCATCGCCGGCAAGCGCCTGCACACCGGCCGCAGCCGCAACGACCAGGTGGCCACCGATGTGCGCCTGTGGCTGCGCGACGAGATCGATGAGCTGAGCCTGCTGCTGCGCGCCCTGCAAAGCGCCCTGGTGGACGTGGCCGAGAAGAACGCCGAGGTCATCCTGCCGGGCTTCACCCATCTGCAAGTGGCCCAGCCCGTGGCCTTTGGCCACCATCTGCTGGCCTATGTGGAGATGTTCGCGCGCGACGCCGAGCGCCTGGCCGACGCGCGCCGCCGCGTCAACCGCCTGCCCCTGGGCGCGGCGGCCCTGGCCGGCACCAGCTACCCGCTGGACCGCGAGCGCGTGGCCCGCACGCTGAAGATGGAAGGCGTGTGCCAGAACAGCCTGGACGCCGTCTCGGACCGCGACTTCGCGATCGAGTTCACGGCCGCAGCCTCGCTGGTGATGGTGCACATCTCGCGCCTCTCGGAGGAGCTGATCCTGTGGATGAGCCAGAGCTTCGGCTTCATCGACATCGCCGACCGCTTCTGCACCGGCTCCAGCATCATGCCGCAGAAGAAGAACCCCGATGTGCCCGAGCTGGCGCGCGGCAAGACCGGCCGCGTGGTGGGTCATCTGATGGGCCTGATCACCCTGATGAAGGGCCAGCCCCTGGCCTACAACAAGGACAACCAGGAAGACAAGGAACCGCTGTTCGACACGGTGGACACCTTGAAGGACACGCTGCGGATCTTTGCCGAGATGGCCGGTGGCATCACCGTCAAGCCCGAGGCCATGGAGCGCGCCGCCCTCAAGGGCTACGCCACCGCCACCGACCTGGCCGACTACCTGGTCAAGAAGGGCCTGGCCTTCCGCGATGCGCACGAGATCGTGGCCCATGCGGTCAAGACCGCCATCCAGGCCGGCGTGGACCTCTCCGAGCTGCCCCTGGCCGAGCTGCAGAAGTTCGACGCCCGCATCGGCCAGGACGTGTTCGAAGTCTTGAGCCTGCGCGGCTCGCTCAATGCCCGCAACATCCTGGGCGGCACCGCGCCCGCGCAGGTGCGCGCCCAGGTGGCCCGCCACCGCGCCCGCCTGGCCCAGGCCTGA
- a CDS encoding GNAT family N-acetyltransferase, with product MSTSIVALDTQGFAAFAAYMDDHLSDNGLGGTPLFQPMARADSRFSGSARADAFRQALDRDLAENGWRRAWLALDADGTIGGHVDLRAHAAPHMQHRCLLGMGVDRSRRGRGLGRQLLAHALGWARQESGLGLDWVDLQVLAGNAPAIALYEGAGFVRTGLMRDQFRIDGNSLDLASMSLGLGRSS from the coding sequence ATGAGCACAAGCATCGTGGCGCTGGACACCCAGGGCTTTGCCGCCTTCGCGGCCTATATGGACGATCATCTGTCGGACAACGGCCTGGGTGGAACACCCCTGTTCCAGCCCATGGCGCGTGCGGACAGCCGCTTCAGCGGCAGCGCCCGGGCCGACGCCTTCAGGCAGGCCCTGGACCGGGATCTTGCCGAGAACGGCTGGCGCCGCGCCTGGCTGGCCCTGGACGCGGACGGCACGATCGGGGGCCATGTGGATCTGCGCGCCCATGCCGCGCCGCATATGCAGCACCGCTGCCTGCTGGGCATGGGCGTGGACCGCAGCCGGCGCGGTCGGGGCCTGGGCCGCCAGCTGCTGGCGCACGCCCTGGGCTGGGCCCGGCAGGAGTCCGGCCTGGGGCTGGACTGGGTGGATCTGCAGGTGCTGGCCGGCAATGCACCGGCCATCGCCCTCTACGAAGGCGCGGGCTTCGTGCGCACCGGTCTGATGCGCGACCAGTTCCGCATCGATGGCAACAGCCTGGACCTGGCCAGCATGAGCCTGGGCCTGGGCCGGTCAAGCTGA
- a CDS encoding alpha-hydroxy acid oxidase, giving the protein MPVITCIEDLRVLAQKRVPKMFFDYADSGAWTEGTYRANEEDFHKIKLRQRVLVDMTNRSLASEMIGEKVSMPVALSPTGLTGMQHADGEMLAAQAAEEAGVPFTLSTMSICSIEDVRSVTTKPFWFQLYVMQDRDFVLNLIDRAKTAGCSALVLTLDLQILGQRHKDVRNGLSAPPKLTLPNLINMASKPRWCLGMLGTSRRQFGNIVGHVKGVENMGSLSEWTARQFDPQLNWGDVAWIKKRWGGKLILKGILDEEDARMSLDSGADAIIVSNHGGRQLDGAASSISMLPRIVDAVGDRMEVHLDGGIRSGQDVLKALCYGAKGTYIGRPFLYGLGALGREGVAKALEIIHKELDLTMAFCGHTQLQQVDKSILLPGTYPG; this is encoded by the coding sequence ATGCCCGTGATCACCTGCATCGAAGACCTGCGCGTCCTGGCCCAGAAGCGCGTGCCGAAGATGTTCTTCGACTATGCCGATTCCGGCGCCTGGACCGAAGGCACCTACCGCGCCAACGAGGAAGACTTCCACAAGATCAAGCTGCGCCAGCGCGTGCTTGTCGACATGACCAACCGCTCGCTCGCCAGCGAGATGATCGGCGAGAAAGTGTCCATGCCCGTCGCGCTGTCGCCGACGGGCCTGACCGGCATGCAGCATGCAGACGGCGAAATGCTCGCCGCCCAGGCGGCCGAAGAAGCCGGCGTACCCTTCACGCTATCCACCATGAGCATCTGCTCCATCGAAGATGTGCGCTCGGTCACGACGAAACCCTTCTGGTTCCAGCTCTATGTGATGCAGGACCGGGACTTCGTTCTCAACCTCATCGACCGCGCCAAGACCGCCGGCTGCTCGGCGCTGGTGCTGACGCTCGACCTGCAAATCCTCGGCCAGCGTCACAAGGACGTCCGCAACGGCCTTTCCGCCCCGCCCAAGCTGACCCTGCCCAATCTCATCAATATGGCCAGCAAGCCGCGCTGGTGCCTGGGCATGCTGGGCACGAGCCGGCGCCAGTTCGGCAATATCGTGGGCCATGTGAAGGGCGTGGAGAACATGGGCTCACTCTCGGAGTGGACCGCCAGGCAGTTCGACCCCCAGCTCAACTGGGGCGATGTGGCATGGATCAAGAAGCGCTGGGGCGGCAAGCTCATCCTCAAGGGCATCCTCGATGAGGAAGACGCACGCATGTCGCTGGATAGCGGCGCGGACGCCATCATCGTCTCCAACCATGGCGGCCGCCAGCTCGATGGCGCGGCCTCCTCGATCAGCATGCTGCCGCGCATCGTCGATGCGGTCGGCGACCGGATGGAAGTCCATCTCGACGGCGGCATCCGTTCCGGCCAGGATGTGCTGAAGGCGCTCTGCTACGGCGCCAAGGGCACCTATATCGGCCGCCCCTTCCTCTACGGCCTCGGCGCCCTGGGGCGCGAGGGCGTGGCTAAGGCCCTGGAGATCATCCACAAGGAACTGGACCTGACCATGGCTTTTTGCGGCCACACCCAGCTGCAGCAGGTGGACAAAAGCATCCTGCTGCCCGGCACCTACCCGGGCTGA
- a CDS encoding YbaN family protein, with translation MFFRFAFTLRPGRAGRRMTRQLLRLCWLLGGFVSLALGVLGIFLPLLPTTPFVLLAAFCFSRGSARCEAWLLNHPRLGPLVRDWRATRAVPLRAKQIATVMMTLSSIWAGYKLPLAWCWLPAAGCAAVAAWLWSLPTRR, from the coding sequence ATGTTCTTCCGCTTCGCTTTCACCCTGCGCCCTGGGCGCGCCGGCCGCCGCATGACCCGCCAGCTGCTGCGCCTGTGCTGGCTGCTGGGGGGCTTTGTGAGCCTGGCCCTGGGCGTGCTGGGCATCTTCCTGCCCCTGCTGCCCACCACGCCCTTTGTGCTGCTGGCGGCCTTCTGCTTCTCGCGCGGCAGCGCGCGCTGCGAGGCCTGGCTGCTCAACCATCCGCGCCTGGGGCCCCTGGTGCGCGACTGGCGCGCCACCCGCGCCGTGCCCCTGCGCGCCAAGCAGATCGCCACCGTGATGATGACGCTCAGCTCGATCTGGGCCGGCTACAAGCTGCCCCTGGCCTGGTGCTGGCTGCCGGCCGCGGGCTGCGCCGCCGTCGCGGCCTGGCTGTGGAGTCTGCCCACCCGGCGTTGA
- a CDS encoding hemerythrin domain-containing protein — translation MSSLAPTPTLAWSETLVLNQPQLDHTHEEFVDLLNRYGEALDAGVDALPVFRELLAHTEAHFAMEEAWMAATGFDPVNCHSSQHAMVLNVMREVVRHATELNDREPMTIVRHELAQWFPAHAEMMDAALVFHMQQCGYQPGDAASTPALPATPITGCGDGGCSTHG, via the coding sequence ATGAGCAGCCTTGCCCCCACGCCCACCCTCGCCTGGAGCGAGACCCTGGTGCTGAACCAGCCCCAGCTGGACCACACCCACGAGGAGTTCGTGGACCTGCTCAACCGCTATGGCGAAGCCCTGGACGCGGGCGTGGACGCACTGCCCGTCTTCCGCGAGCTGCTGGCCCACACCGAGGCGCATTTCGCGATGGAAGAGGCCTGGATGGCCGCCACCGGCTTCGATCCGGTGAACTGCCACAGCAGCCAGCACGCCATGGTGCTGAACGTGATGCGCGAGGTGGTGCGCCATGCCACCGAGCTCAATGACCGCGAGCCCATGACCATCGTGCGCCATGAGCTGGCTCAGTGGTTCCCGGCCCATGCCGAGATGATGGACGCGGCCCTGGTCTTCCATATGCAGCAGTGCGGCTACCAGCCCGGCGACGCCGCCAGCACACCGGCCCTGCCGGCGACGCCCATCACCGGCTGCGGCGACGGCGGCTGCAGCACGCACGGCTGA
- a CDS encoding phosphodiester glycosidase family protein — MRGPGLLALGLALLLAACASVPPSAPEDRAESFLAAPPPWQDLAPGLQLRRWSPWPQTPLHVLRLDLAAPGLRLRLTPEAERGRTLEAFSGAREALLSLNASFFDREFSPRGLTLSEGRPWASVMAAHRESSPLLACDAAQRCEILLQGHAGYRPEWQLVVAGTPWLVDAGRARSPTDDAACPAFCARPHPRSALGLEADGRHLLIVLAEGRRPPVLGLSLSRLAQALQALGAVQAFNLDGGGSTAWLLRGELAMARPLNEPALRPLANALQLLERAPR; from the coding sequence ATGCGCGGGCCGGGCCTGCTTGCGCTGGGGCTGGCCCTGCTGCTGGCGGCCTGCGCCAGCGTGCCGCCTTCGGCGCCGGAAGACCGTGCCGAATCCTTTCTGGCCGCGCCCCCACCCTGGCAAGACCTGGCCCCGGGCCTGCAGCTGCGGCGCTGGTCGCCCTGGCCGCAGACCCCGCTGCATGTGCTGCGCCTGGACCTGGCGGCGCCGGGCCTGCGCCTGCGGCTCACGCCCGAGGCCGAGCGCGGCCGCACGCTGGAGGCCTTCAGCGGCGCCCGCGAGGCCCTGCTCAGCCTCAATGCCAGCTTCTTTGACCGCGAGTTCTCGCCACGCGGCCTCACGCTCAGCGAGGGCCGGCCCTGGGCCTCGGTGATGGCCGCGCACCGCGAGAGCAGCCCCCTGCTGGCCTGCGATGCGGCCCAGCGCTGCGAGATCCTGCTGCAGGGGCATGCGGGCTACCGGCCCGAGTGGCAGCTGGTGGTGGCGGGTACGCCCTGGCTGGTGGACGCCGGCCGGGCGCGCAGCCCCACGGACGATGCGGCCTGCCCCGCCTTCTGCGCCCGGCCGCATCCGCGCAGCGCCCTGGGCCTGGAGGCCGATGGTCGCCATCTGCTGATCGTGCTGGCCGAGGGGCGCCGCCCGCCGGTGCTGGGCCTGAGCCTGAGCCGGCTGGCCCAGGCCCTGCAGGCCCTGGGCGCGGTGCAGGCCTTCAATCTGGATGGTGGCGGCAGCACGGCCTGGCTGCTGCGCGGCGAGCTGGCCATGGCGCGGCCCCTCAACGAGCCGGCGCTGCGGCCCCTGGCCAATGCCCTGCAGCTGCTGGAGCGCGCGCCGCGCTGA